The following are encoded together in the Pseudoalteromonas piscicida genome:
- a CDS encoding TrmH family RNA methyltransferase, translating into MISKNQQKLLRALGQKKYRKQHGLYLVQGEKNVIELVDAGLAVEQLFATSEFMTKYKSKLVNIACVEAEEEVLSKVSTLVSNNAAIAVVAMPPTEEINTAGLVLALDGVSDPGNLGTIIRLADWYGLTQLVVSENCADQFNPKVISATMGSFVRVNVVRTDLEAFLQQYQGECYGAFLGGESVHQCQFSRNAVLVMGSESHGISDSIAAHINKKVTIPAFGGAESLNVAMATGIILDNIKRCHS; encoded by the coding sequence ATGATCTCCAAGAATCAACAAAAACTACTTCGTGCTTTAGGGCAAAAAAAATATCGCAAACAACATGGTCTGTATTTAGTACAAGGCGAGAAGAATGTGATTGAGTTAGTTGATGCTGGGTTGGCCGTTGAACAGTTGTTCGCGACCAGTGAGTTCATGACAAAGTATAAATCCAAACTCGTCAATATCGCCTGCGTAGAAGCAGAAGAGGAAGTGCTGAGCAAGGTGAGCACTTTAGTGTCAAATAATGCGGCGATAGCGGTCGTTGCAATGCCGCCAACAGAAGAAATTAATACTGCTGGGTTGGTGTTGGCACTAGATGGGGTATCAGATCCAGGTAATCTCGGTACCATTATTCGCCTTGCCGATTGGTATGGATTAACGCAGCTCGTGGTGAGCGAAAACTGCGCGGATCAATTTAACCCTAAAGTGATCAGTGCCACCATGGGCTCATTTGTGCGCGTTAATGTGGTGAGAACCGATCTCGAGGCCTTTTTACAACAATATCAAGGCGAGTGCTATGGTGCATTCCTTGGCGGTGAAAGTGTGCATCAGTGCCAATTTAGTCGTAACGCCGTGTTAGTAATGGGCAGCGAGTCTCATGGTATTAGCGATAGCATAGCGGCTCACATCAATAAAAAGGTGACTATTCCTGCGTTTGGCGGTGCTGAGTCATTGAATGTGGCGATGGCTACTGGGATCATTTTGGATAATATTAAACGCTGCCATAGCTAA